One genomic window of Pseudoxanthomonas sp. includes the following:
- a CDS encoding Mpo1-like protein: MNAPATRPIDDWFASYSRDHRDPVNQAIHVVAVPAILWSVIALLWCIPIHASWFRSGVWAALAMFAAWTFYNRLSRRIGYGMFVVFFTMGCVCRLVTLRAGTEVLLWGAVAVFVAAWIAQFVGHKIEGRKPSFLTDIVYLLIGPIWVLAKFYRRMGWRY, translated from the coding sequence ATGAACGCGCCTGCCACCCGGCCGATCGACGACTGGTTCGCCAGTTATTCGCGTGACCATCGCGACCCCGTCAACCAGGCCATCCATGTGGTCGCCGTGCCTGCCATCCTGTGGTCGGTGATCGCGCTGCTGTGGTGCATTCCGATCCATGCCAGCTGGTTCCGCAGCGGCGTGTGGGCGGCGCTGGCGATGTTCGCCGCGTGGACCTTCTACAACCGGCTCTCGCGCCGGATCGGCTATGGCATGTTCGTGGTGTTCTTCACCATGGGCTGCGTGTGCCGGCTGGTGACCCTGCGCGCCGGCACCGAGGTACTGTTGTGGGGCGCGGTGGCGGTGTTCGTGGCGGCGTGGATCGCGCAGTTCGTCGGCCACAAGATCGAAGGCCGCAAACCCAGCTTCCTCACCGACATCGTCTACCTGCTGATCGGCCCGATCTGGGTGCTGGCCAAGTTCTATCGCAGGATGGGCTGGCGCTACTGA